One window of Papaver somniferum cultivar HN1 chromosome 9, ASM357369v1, whole genome shotgun sequence genomic DNA carries:
- the LOC113307595 gene encoding uncharacterized protein LOC113307595 isoform X2, whose product MRIKDDGPWCLDGYLVVLIEIPNQGFVFGAAINMDYELFIVFLCRIPNHFLTPAAYRSMAAAIGELCGFAEPMGLSPDHKTVKMLIKINVTGALPRRVLVRAQEEEAWISVNYNVMPWRICAICKVLDHRVEPCVEGEDVMIIEDSANVEVNDDLVEEESPIAGRSGHVDMSKDGVSKAQINASEVEMARDSIVVCITKEGGSGECSKECNPNLSGLEGRNNSKLDLVAAQIVADAERTNEDKRMVEERNRIKGNRKVVLEKSKDKVKLREEVAQMGICSGIFGEISFCGEIG is encoded by the exons ATGAGGATTAAGGATGATGGTCCATGGTGTTTAGATGGATACTTGGTGGTGCTTATTGAAATACCAAATCAAGGATTTGTGTTTGGTGCTGCTATAAACATGGATTATGAGTTATTCATAGTGTTTTTATGTAGAATCCCAAATCATTTTCTTACTCCTGCTGCATACAGATCCATGGCAGCTGCTATTGGTGAATTGTGTGGGTTTGCAGAACCAATGGGTCTCTCTCCAGATCATAAAACTGTTAAGATGTTAATCAAAATCAATGTAACGGGTGCTCTACCAAGGAGGGTGCTAGTAAGAGCTCAAGAGGAGGAAGCATGGATATCGGTTAACTATAATGTCATGCCATGGAGGATATGTGCGATTTGTAAGGTTTTGGATCATCGTGTGGAACCCTGTGTAGAAGGAGAAGATGTGATGATAATTGAAGATTCAGCTAATGTTGAAGTGAATGATGATCTTGTGGAAGAAGAATCTCCTATTGCAGGTCGCAGTGGTCATGTTGATATGAGCAAGGATGGTGTCAGCAAAGCACAAATCAATGCATCGGAAGTAGAAATGGCTCGTGACTCCATTGTTGTTTGTATTACTAAGGAGGGAGGGTCAGGGGAATGCTCTAAGGAGTGTAATCCTAATCTATCAGGTTTGGAGGGGAGGAATAATTCTAAGTTAGATCTGGTAGCTGCTCAAATAGTGGCTGATGCTGAAAGAACTAATGAGGACAAGAGAATGGTGGAGGAACGAAATCGTATTAAAGGCAACAGAAAAGTTGTTTTGGAAAAATCGAAAGATAAAGTAAAGTTAAGAGAGGAAGTTGCTCAAATGGGGATATGTTCTG gtatttttggagaaataagcttttgcggcgaaattggctaa
- the LOC113307595 gene encoding uncharacterized protein LOC113307595 isoform X3: protein MAAAIGELCGFAEPMGLSPDHKTVKMLIKINVTGALPRRVLVRAQEEEAWISVNYNVMPWRICAICKVLDHRVEPCVEGEDVMIIEDSANVEVNDDLVEEESPIAGRSGHVDMSKDGVSKAQINASEVEMARDSIVVCITKEGGSGECSKECNPNLSGLEGRNNSKLDLVAAQIVADAERTNEDKRMVEERNRIKGNRKVVLEKSKDKVKLREEVAQMGICSGIFGEISFCGEIG, encoded by the exons ATGGCAGCTGCTATTGGTGAATTGTGTGGGTTTGCAGAACCAATGGGTCTCTCTCCAGATCATAAAACTGTTAAGATGTTAATCAAAATCAATGTAACGGGTGCTCTACCAAGGAGGGTGCTAGTAAGAGCTCAAGAGGAGGAAGCATGGATATCGGTTAACTATAATGTCATGCCATGGAGGATATGTGCGATTTGTAAGGTTTTGGATCATCGTGTGGAACCCTGTGTAGAAGGAGAAGATGTGATGATAATTGAAGATTCAGCTAATGTTGAAGTGAATGATGATCTTGTGGAAGAAGAATCTCCTATTGCAGGTCGCAGTGGTCATGTTGATATGAGCAAGGATGGTGTCAGCAAAGCACAAATCAATGCATCGGAAGTAGAAATGGCTCGTGACTCCATTGTTGTTTGTATTACTAAGGAGGGAGGGTCAGGGGAATGCTCTAAGGAGTGTAATCCTAATCTATCAGGTTTGGAGGGGAGGAATAATTCTAAGTTAGATCTGGTAGCTGCTCAAATAGTGGCTGATGCTGAAAGAACTAATGAGGACAAGAGAATGGTGGAGGAACGAAATCGTATTAAAGGCAACAGAAAAGTTGTTTTGGAAAAATCGAAAGATAAAGTAAAGTTAAGAGAGGAAGTTGCTCAAATGGGGATATGTTCTG gtatttttggagaaataagcttttgcggcgaaattggctaa
- the LOC113307595 gene encoding uncharacterized protein LOC113307595 isoform X1 produces the protein MWLMFKEVIIKNFGARLNVHLYRFGPEIDIMRIKDDGPWCLDGYLVVLIEIPNQGFVFGAAINMDYELFIVFLCRIPNHFLTPAAYRSMAAAIGELCGFAEPMGLSPDHKTVKMLIKINVTGALPRRVLVRAQEEEAWISVNYNVMPWRICAICKVLDHRVEPCVEGEDVMIIEDSANVEVNDDLVEEESPIAGRSGHVDMSKDGVSKAQINASEVEMARDSIVVCITKEGGSGECSKECNPNLSGLEGRNNSKLDLVAAQIVADAERTNEDKRMVEERNRIKGNRKVVLEKSKDKVKLREEVAQMGICSGIFGEISFCGEIG, from the exons ATGTGGCTGATGTTTAAAGAAGTCATTATCAAGAATTTTGGAGCAAGACTAAATGTTCACTTATACAGATTTGGTCCGGAGATTGATATAATGAGGATTAAGGATGATGGTCCATGGTGTTTAGATGGATACTTGGTGGTGCTTATTGAAATACCAAATCAAGGATTTGTGTTTGGTGCTGCTATAAACATGGATTATGAGTTATTCATAGTGTTTTTATGTAGAATCCCAAATCATTTTCTTACTCCTGCTGCATACAGATCCATGGCAGCTGCTATTGGTGAATTGTGTGGGTTTGCAGAACCAATGGGTCTCTCTCCAGATCATAAAACTGTTAAGATGTTAATCAAAATCAATGTAACGGGTGCTCTACCAAGGAGGGTGCTAGTAAGAGCTCAAGAGGAGGAAGCATGGATATCGGTTAACTATAATGTCATGCCATGGAGGATATGTGCGATTTGTAAGGTTTTGGATCATCGTGTGGAACCCTGTGTAGAAGGAGAAGATGTGATGATAATTGAAGATTCAGCTAATGTTGAAGTGAATGATGATCTTGTGGAAGAAGAATCTCCTATTGCAGGTCGCAGTGGTCATGTTGATATGAGCAAGGATGGTGTCAGCAAAGCACAAATCAATGCATCGGAAGTAGAAATGGCTCGTGACTCCATTGTTGTTTGTATTACTAAGGAGGGAGGGTCAGGGGAATGCTCTAAGGAGTGTAATCCTAATCTATCAGGTTTGGAGGGGAGGAATAATTCTAAGTTAGATCTGGTAGCTGCTCAAATAGTGGCTGATGCTGAAAGAACTAATGAGGACAAGAGAATGGTGGAGGAACGAAATCGTATTAAAGGCAACAGAAAAGTTGTTTTGGAAAAATCGAAAGATAAAGTAAAGTTAAGAGAGGAAGTTGCTCAAATGGGGATATGTTCTG gtatttttggagaaataagcttttgcggcgaaattggctaa